One genomic segment of Pandoraea sputorum includes these proteins:
- a CDS encoding MarR family winged helix-turn-helix transcriptional regulator — MPTALKRNVIQQLSLTYRAMMLAFDAQVGHPLPRWRIILALAERGTCSQKFLAEHCRLDPASLTRQLQSMEALGWLTRATDPDDNRLTNVTLTDAGMAVHDEATPRRQAFFDDTLEGMTPDEIATLESALVHLEAQFKSVASRAKSGAAPPAAPSATDTTPARKRASKNAS; from the coding sequence ATGCCGACCGCTTTGAAACGTAACGTCATTCAGCAATTGAGTCTGACCTACCGCGCGATGATGCTCGCCTTCGACGCGCAGGTCGGACATCCGCTGCCGCGCTGGCGCATCATTCTCGCGCTGGCCGAACGCGGCACCTGCTCGCAGAAGTTTCTTGCCGAACATTGCCGACTCGATCCCGCGTCGCTCACCCGTCAGCTTCAGTCGATGGAAGCGCTCGGCTGGCTGACGCGCGCGACCGACCCCGACGACAATCGTCTGACCAATGTCACGCTGACGGACGCGGGCATGGCCGTGCACGACGAGGCGACGCCGCGTCGTCAGGCCTTCTTCGACGACACGCTCGAAGGCATGACGCCTGACGAAATCGCCACGCTGGAGAGCGCGCTCGTGCATCTTGAGGCGCAGTTCAAGTCGGTGGCGTCCAGGGCGAAGTCGGGCGCTGCGCCACCCGCCGCACCGAGCGCCACGGACACCACGCCCGCGCGAAAGCGAGCCTCCA
- a CDS encoding MDR family MFS transporter produces MAPSPSTPHSAGQVLPFRQSLVAMLGLCFCTMMVALDQTVVGTALPTIVAELKGFEYYAWVATSYLLTSVITVPIFGRLGDFYGRKRFVVAAIIVFTAASVLCGAANSMPFLVFARALQGIGGGMLVGTAFACVPELFPDPHVRLRWQVMLSSAFGIANAIGPSLGGFLTEAYGWRSVFYVNLPVGLLGIWFIGRHLPQMRAEEHSKASIDWLGAVLITAALGSLQMLVEWLPADGLSRGVVTLAIVLVVSSFALYRWEQRTSHPIVPFEMFRDKSLAPLFVLSVFAGFSMFGLLFYAPLLLQGGFGLSPRETGLLITPLVVCITVGSIVNGRLITRLRNPNVMLYGGFLLLALACAGIITTHRGTPHLLIAAYMFLAGLGLGFVMPNLTVFAQEVAGRAHLGIATALMQSLRMIGGMLGTAIVGTLVNHSYTARVTDALAANEGTRFTSQLSDPQILVNATAQSDFLMTLAHMGQNGALFIESARTSLVAAIHNGQMVSLAAALAGLWFVRRVPLIRLTRGAKPQPPAGE; encoded by the coding sequence ATGGCTCCCAGTCCTAGCACCCCGCACTCGGCGGGGCAGGTGTTGCCCTTCCGGCAGTCGCTCGTGGCGATGCTCGGCCTTTGTTTCTGCACGATGATGGTGGCGCTCGACCAGACCGTGGTCGGGACTGCACTGCCGACCATCGTCGCGGAACTCAAAGGGTTCGAGTACTACGCGTGGGTCGCAACGTCGTATCTCCTCACCTCCGTCATCACCGTCCCCATCTTCGGACGCCTCGGCGATTTCTACGGCCGCAAGCGATTCGTCGTGGCGGCGATCATTGTCTTCACTGCCGCATCGGTCCTCTGCGGTGCGGCGAACAGCATGCCGTTCCTCGTCTTCGCCCGCGCTCTGCAGGGCATCGGCGGCGGCATGCTCGTCGGGACCGCGTTTGCCTGCGTGCCGGAACTCTTCCCCGATCCTCACGTGCGTTTGCGCTGGCAGGTCATGCTCAGTTCTGCCTTCGGCATCGCGAACGCCATCGGACCGTCGCTCGGCGGTTTTCTCACCGAAGCCTACGGCTGGCGCTCGGTCTTCTACGTCAATCTGCCCGTCGGTTTGCTCGGCATCTGGTTCATCGGACGCCACCTGCCGCAAATGCGCGCCGAAGAACACAGCAAAGCCAGCATCGACTGGCTCGGCGCTGTGCTCATCACCGCAGCGCTCGGGAGCTTGCAGATGCTCGTCGAATGGCTGCCTGCGGACGGTCTCTCGCGCGGTGTGGTGACGCTGGCTATCGTGCTGGTCGTCTCGTCGTTCGCGCTCTATCGGTGGGAGCAGCGCACTTCGCATCCGATTGTGCCGTTCGAGATGTTCCGCGACAAATCGCTCGCGCCGCTTTTCGTACTGTCGGTCTTCGCCGGGTTCTCGATGTTCGGGTTGCTGTTCTACGCGCCGCTGCTGCTGCAGGGCGGCTTCGGACTCTCGCCGCGCGAAACCGGTTTGCTCATCACGCCGTTGGTCGTGTGTATCACCGTGGGCAGCATCGTGAACGGGCGTCTGATCACCCGTCTGCGAAATCCGAACGTGATGTTGTACGGCGGCTTCCTGCTGCTCGCGCTGGCCTGCGCAGGCATCATCACCACGCATCGCGGCACGCCGCATCTGCTGATCGCTGCGTATATGTTCCTCGCGGGTCTCGGCCTCGGCTTCGTGATGCCGAACCTGACTGTCTTCGCACAGGAGGTCGCCGGGCGCGCGCACCTCGGCATCGCCACCGCGTTGATGCAATCGCTGCGCATGATCGGCGGGATGCTCGGGACGGCCATCGTCGGCACGTTGGTGAATCACAGCTATACGGCACGCGTCACCGATGCGCTGGCGGCCAACGAAGGCACACGTTTCACGTCGCAACTTTCCGATCCGCAGATTCTGGTGAACGCCACTGCACAAAGCGATTTTCTGATGACGCTCGCGCACATGGGCCAGAATGGCGCCCTGTTCATCGAGTCGGCGCGTACGTCGCTCGTCGCCGCCATTCACAACGGGCAGATGGTGTCGCTCGCGGCGGCGCTCGCCGGGTTGTGGTTCGTACGACGCGTGCCGCTCATTCGTCTGACGCGCGGTGCGAAGCCGCAGCCGCCAGCAGGGGAGTGA